Proteins from a genomic interval of Rosa chinensis cultivar Old Blush chromosome 2, RchiOBHm-V2, whole genome shotgun sequence:
- the LOC112187983 gene encoding tricyclene synthase EBOS, chloroplastic isoform X1, producing the protein MSNQCLASSGRTAAQTSHLDVKRLTANYKPSIWSCDFLQSLQIDDRNHKEVYGDNRWKLMEEDLKNMIDAESLETTLELIDDIHRLGLGHRFEASIKETLDRVLKNLDQITDEDTPNLHLTALSFRLLRHHGFQVSQDVFKFFMDCDGNFKDCHCKDVKGMLSLYEASFLGIEGETLLDEALAFTSLHLKNLSRLHVTQDKGVLEQVSHALEMPLHHRMQRLEARWFIEVYSKKAYENQVLLEFAKLDYNMVQQTYQRDFKDISRWWKDTGLAKKLSFSRDRLMELFLWSVGIVSEPQFSDVRKGITKASALITTIDDVYDVYGTLDELQLFTSAVERWDVNAVEILSDYQLKLCFLALYNTVNEMTYETLKEQGVNVLPYLTKAWADMCKSWLTEAEWRHNKYTPTFDEYLANAWISVSGVVILVHTYFLLNQNISDEALKCLENHHDLLRWPSVIFRLLNDLATSKAELERGETATSISSIKRGGVVSDEESAHKYISNLIESTWKKMNKDGLIFGANSASSPFTKEFVAAATNLARIAQCIYQYGDGIGAPDKRVKNRILAVIVQPV; encoded by the exons ATGTCTAACCAATGCTTAGCGAGCAGCGGTCGCACTGCTGCTCAAACTTCACATCTGGATGTTAAAAGACTAACAGCAAATTACAAGCCAAGTATTTGGAGTTGCGATTTTCTTCAGTCGTTACAGATTGATGATCGTAATCAT AAAGAAGTCTACGGAGATAATAGGTGGAAGTTGATGGAGGAGGATCTGAAAAATATGATTGATGCAGAGTCACTAGAGACTACacttgaattgattgatgacaTCCATCGACTAGGTTTGGGACACCGATTTGAAGCCAGTATAAAAGAAACCCTTGATAGAGTTTTAAAGAATCTTGACCAAATAACAGACGAGGATACTCCAAATCTTCACCTCACTGCTCTAAGCTTTAGGCTCCTCAGACATCATGGGTTTCAAGTCTCCCAAG ATGTTTTCAAATTTTTCATGGATTGTGACGGCAACTTTAAGGATTGCCATTGCAAAGATGTCAAAGGCATGCTAAGTCTGTATGAAGCTTCATTCCTTGGTATTGAAGGAGAAACCCTCTTGGATGAGGCTCTTGCATTCACCAGCCTGCACCTAAAGAACCTCAGTAGATTGCATGTTACTCAAGACAAAGGTGTATTAGAGCAAGTGAGTCATGCATTGGAGATGCCATTGCACCACAGAATGCAAAGATTAGAAGCTAGATGGTTTATTGAGGTATACAGTAAAAAGGCATATGAAAATCAGGTGCTACTTGAATTTGCCAAGCTAGATTACAATATGGTGCAACAAACATACCAAAGAGATTTTAAAGATATTTCAAG GTGGTGGAAGGATACGGGGTTAGCAAAGAAGTTGTCCTTCAGCAGAGATAGACTGATGGAGTTGTTCCTTTGGTCAGTTGGTATAGTGTCTGAACCTCAATTCAGCGATGTTAGGAAAGGGATAACTAAAGCCAGTGCTCTAATAACGACTATTGATGATGTCTATGATGTTTATGGTACTTTGGATGAACTACAGCTATTCACATCTGCTGTTGAAAG ATGGGATGTGAATGCTGTGGAAATTCTTTCAGACTACCAGCTGAAGCTCTGTTTCCTTGCTCTCTATAACACTGTGAATGAAATGACTTACGAAACTTTGAAGGAGCAAGGAGTGAACGTTCTTCCTTACCTGACAAAAGCT TGGGCTGATATGTGCAAATCTTGGTTAACGGAGGCAGAGTGGCGTCACAACAAGTACACACCTACATTTGACGAATATCTTGCCAATGCATGGATATCAGTATCCGGGGTGGTCATTCTGGTCCATACCTACTTTCTACTCAATCAAAATATCTCAGATGAAGCACTTAAATGCTTAGAGAATCACCATGATCTCTTGCGTTGGCCATCTGTTATTTTTCGGCTCTTAAATGATTTGGCTACTTCGAAG GCAGAACTAGAGAGAGGTGAAACTGCAACTTCAATATCCAGCATCAAACGTGGTGGTGTTGTTTCTGATGAGGAATCTGCTCACAAATATATTAGTAATTTGATTGAGAGTACttggaagaagatgaacaaagATGGACTAATATTTGGTGCCAATAGTGCTTCTTCTCCATTCACAAAAGAATTTGTAGCAGCAGCAACAAACCTTGCTCGAATTGCCCAATGTATCTACCAATATGGAGACGGGATTGGTGCCCCGGATAAAAGAGTAAAGAACCGGATCCTAGCAGTGATTGTACAACCCGTTTAG
- the LOC112187983 gene encoding tricyclene synthase EBOS, chloroplastic isoform X2 — protein sequence MSNQCLASSGRTAAQTSHLDVKRLTANYKPSIWSCDFLQSLQIDDRNHKEVYGDNRWKLMEEDLKNMIDAESLETTLELIDDIHRLGLGHRFEASIKETLDRVLKNLDQITDEDTPNLHLTALSFRLLRHHGFQVSQDVFKFFMDCDGNFKDCHCKDVKGMLSLYEASFLGIEGETLLDEALAFTSLHLKNLSRLHVTQDKGVLEQVSHALEMPLHHRMQRLEARWFIEVYSKKAYENQVLLEFAKLDYNMVQQTYQRDFKDISRWWKDTGLAKKLSFSRDRLMELFLWSVGIVSEPQFSDVRKGITKASALITTIDDVYDVYGTLDELQLFTSAVERWDVNAVEILSDYQLKLCFLALYNTVNEMTYETLKEQGVNVLPYLTKAWADMCKSWLTEAEWRHNKYTPTFDEYLANAWISVSGVVILVHTYFLLNQNISDEALKCLENHHDLLRWPSVIFRLLNDLATSKN from the exons ATGTCTAACCAATGCTTAGCGAGCAGCGGTCGCACTGCTGCTCAAACTTCACATCTGGATGTTAAAAGACTAACAGCAAATTACAAGCCAAGTATTTGGAGTTGCGATTTTCTTCAGTCGTTACAGATTGATGATCGTAATCAT AAAGAAGTCTACGGAGATAATAGGTGGAAGTTGATGGAGGAGGATCTGAAAAATATGATTGATGCAGAGTCACTAGAGACTACacttgaattgattgatgacaTCCATCGACTAGGTTTGGGACACCGATTTGAAGCCAGTATAAAAGAAACCCTTGATAGAGTTTTAAAGAATCTTGACCAAATAACAGACGAGGATACTCCAAATCTTCACCTCACTGCTCTAAGCTTTAGGCTCCTCAGACATCATGGGTTTCAAGTCTCCCAAG ATGTTTTCAAATTTTTCATGGATTGTGACGGCAACTTTAAGGATTGCCATTGCAAAGATGTCAAAGGCATGCTAAGTCTGTATGAAGCTTCATTCCTTGGTATTGAAGGAGAAACCCTCTTGGATGAGGCTCTTGCATTCACCAGCCTGCACCTAAAGAACCTCAGTAGATTGCATGTTACTCAAGACAAAGGTGTATTAGAGCAAGTGAGTCATGCATTGGAGATGCCATTGCACCACAGAATGCAAAGATTAGAAGCTAGATGGTTTATTGAGGTATACAGTAAAAAGGCATATGAAAATCAGGTGCTACTTGAATTTGCCAAGCTAGATTACAATATGGTGCAACAAACATACCAAAGAGATTTTAAAGATATTTCAAG GTGGTGGAAGGATACGGGGTTAGCAAAGAAGTTGTCCTTCAGCAGAGATAGACTGATGGAGTTGTTCCTTTGGTCAGTTGGTATAGTGTCTGAACCTCAATTCAGCGATGTTAGGAAAGGGATAACTAAAGCCAGTGCTCTAATAACGACTATTGATGATGTCTATGATGTTTATGGTACTTTGGATGAACTACAGCTATTCACATCTGCTGTTGAAAG ATGGGATGTGAATGCTGTGGAAATTCTTTCAGACTACCAGCTGAAGCTCTGTTTCCTTGCTCTCTATAACACTGTGAATGAAATGACTTACGAAACTTTGAAGGAGCAAGGAGTGAACGTTCTTCCTTACCTGACAAAAGCT TGGGCTGATATGTGCAAATCTTGGTTAACGGAGGCAGAGTGGCGTCACAACAAGTACACACCTACATTTGACGAATATCTTGCCAATGCATGGATATCAGTATCCGGGGTGGTCATTCTGGTCCATACCTACTTTCTACTCAATCAAAATATCTCAGATGAAGCACTTAAATGCTTAGAGAATCACCATGATCTCTTGCGTTGGCCATCTGTTATTTTTCGGCTCTTAAATGATTTGGCTACTTCGAAG AACTAG